The following are from one region of the Abiotrophia defectiva ATCC 49176 genome:
- a CDS encoding YpiB family protein has product MINKHQRKRQFIAWLLQHYRHANPTVNYFLEFLMVQPDYIQYVEFSDQVEYASHGVYISYVEQTAVPFRYYKEGKSYSSCEQAFHDLRLNTQGVQPVTFYIELNIPDYVATLYRYDLFTQPDYLPEDSAFLDQLEMGLTQVTRQVRRKQLKEQVDLALDQGAFDIVNQLLNQLEELEGHDQDY; this is encoded by the coding sequence GTGATTAATAAGCATCAACGTAAACGTCAGTTTATTGCTTGGCTCTTGCAGCATTATCGGCATGCCAACCCAACGGTTAATTATTTTTTAGAGTTTTTAATGGTTCAGCCTGATTATATTCAATATGTTGAGTTCTCGGATCAAGTCGAATATGCCAGTCACGGTGTCTATATCTCCTATGTGGAGCAGACGGCAGTGCCTTTCCGTTACTATAAGGAAGGCAAATCCTACAGTTCTTGTGAGCAGGCTTTCCATGATTTGAGACTTAATACTCAGGGCGTGCAACCCGTTACTTTTTACATCGAACTTAATATCCCTGACTATGTAGCGACCCTCTACCGCTATGATCTCTTTACTCAACCGGATTATTTACCTGAAGACAGTGCCTTTTTGGATCAATTGGAAATGGGATTGACTCAGGTTACCCGCCAAGTCAGACGAAAGCAATTGAAGGAGCAGGTCGACCTAGCTTTAGATCAGGGAGCTTTTGATATCGTCAATCAACTATTAAATCAACTGGAGGAACTAGAAGGGCATGACCAAGACTATTAA
- a CDS encoding exonuclease domain-containing protein: MKAKGLRIAVVDLETTGSHLDQGDQIIQIGAVLIEDGQVLAQHSMLLNPERDIPTHITAITGIQPDQVQDAPTFSQVAGLWYERLKDCFFVAHNLGFDLTFLQAKFAEQGLDFQPPALDTVQLAKIFLPQAPGFNLQDLSQFFGLNFQDAHDALGDARMTAHLLDVLAHQAADLDYGTKLALQAIFKALPYQASQFLNQANSFYCQVSWPEGQGDSQSQASHASLISAKQRTAVAYWQEAGQDKSPLVLEAQARQDHQGLALALLHAWRQEGDKALLVLENEGQISHWQALWQEVSSQEAGIYRPSYQFVDMASVYQFCHEFDLSRANQQELTVLAAALVWLTNSQFGCLDELNSELDISQIMRRYDFVAKTGKKVGYHRYLEGLKAKDLVLMSQKDWLSLKQVADSPLAFLGQARVLVLDLEASYQGLVDQEGTTLDASQLFVELKALLDQGQEEAQLESCLATSYDLLESMRAEFEASDLGNASNDWWTACLVKSSPRYLTVMAQVATLGQQLQDWLKTAKLGAKQKRTYRHLATTCRLLAKQSEGSYVRLQGQVSNGQIYQLALSRVPLIMTNKHLPQLSQYQQIAFLSDGQYDQPLGYGLARFWQVGATYLSLPEQSQVSNLPLQVPLAYAQSGQGYEEAEQLLAFIMDYLAEQGASHVLILANNKAQAQTYYRLLWESSLLEEGYLIYSQGQNGSLKKIKRRAEADDKAIVIVPRRLFLEESFTLSVNQLLVVLDRLPFDSLTNERTLGQSQVLGLSDNQAFDQLTLPQMIFRLKKLLAQVASSSCKADYYLLDERVWTRYYSPKVEEYLAPAIDLVPILPSH; the protein is encoded by the coding sequence TTGAAAGCTAAAGGACTAAGAATTGCGGTTGTCGATTTAGAGACAACGGGCTCTCACCTAGATCAAGGTGATCAAATTATCCAAATAGGGGCTGTCCTGATTGAAGATGGACAAGTCCTAGCCCAACACAGTATGTTACTCAATCCTGAACGAGACATTCCCACTCATATTACGGCCATCACAGGCATTCAACCAGACCAGGTTCAGGATGCGCCGACCTTTAGCCAGGTGGCAGGCCTCTGGTATGAGCGACTCAAAGATTGTTTCTTTGTGGCCCACAACCTGGGCTTTGACTTGACCTTTTTGCAGGCCAAGTTTGCTGAACAAGGCTTAGACTTTCAGCCACCTGCCTTGGACACTGTCCAGTTAGCTAAAATCTTCCTGCCACAGGCACCAGGTTTTAACTTGCAGGATTTGAGCCAGTTCTTTGGCTTGAACTTCCAAGACGCCCATGATGCCCTGGGGGATGCCCGGATGACGGCCCATTTGTTGGATGTTTTGGCTCATCAGGCAGCGGATTTAGACTATGGGACTAAACTGGCCTTGCAAGCAATTTTTAAGGCTTTGCCTTATCAAGCTAGTCAATTTCTCAACCAAGCTAACAGCTTTTATTGCCAAGTAAGTTGGCCGGAAGGGCAGGGTGACAGTCAATCCCAAGCTAGTCATGCTAGCCTCATTAGCGCCAAGCAAAGAACGGCGGTAGCCTACTGGCAAGAAGCCGGTCAGGATAAATCACCCTTAGTGCTAGAAGCTCAGGCCCGTCAGGACCATCAAGGCTTGGCATTGGCTCTACTCCATGCTTGGCGCCAAGAAGGGGACAAGGCCCTGTTAGTTTTAGAAAATGAGGGTCAAATCAGCCATTGGCAAGCCCTGTGGCAAGAAGTCAGCAGTCAGGAGGCGGGCATTTACCGACCATCCTATCAGTTTGTCGATATGGCCTCGGTCTACCAATTCTGCCATGAATTTGATTTAAGCCGGGCCAACCAACAGGAGCTGACCGTTTTAGCGGCTGCCTTGGTCTGGTTGACTAACAGCCAGTTCGGTTGCTTGGATGAATTGAACTCTGAACTGGATATTAGTCAGATCATGCGGCGCTATGATTTTGTGGCTAAGACGGGTAAGAAGGTGGGCTATCACCGTTACCTGGAGGGGCTTAAAGCCAAAGACTTAGTTTTAATGAGCCAAAAAGATTGGCTGTCCTTAAAGCAAGTCGCTGACAGCCCACTGGCCTTTCTGGGTCAGGCTCGGGTCCTGGTCCTAGATTTAGAGGCCAGTTACCAAGGCCTGGTGGACCAAGAAGGCACTACTCTGGATGCCAGCCAGCTCTTTGTAGAGCTGAAGGCCTTACTAGATCAAGGTCAGGAGGAGGCCCAGCTCGAATCCTGCCTGGCCACTAGCTATGACCTGCTGGAAAGTATGCGGGCAGAGTTTGAAGCCAGTGATTTAGGTAATGCTAGTAATGACTGGTGGACAGCCTGCCTAGTCAAGAGCAGCCCCCGCTATTTGACCGTCATGGCTCAAGTGGCGACTTTAGGACAGCAGCTACAGGACTGGTTAAAAACCGCCAAACTAGGAGCCAAACAAAAACGGACCTACCGCCATCTGGCAACGACCTGTCGACTACTAGCCAAGCAGTCAGAGGGGAGCTATGTCCGACTTCAAGGCCAGGTCAGCAATGGCCAAATCTACCAATTGGCCCTTAGTCGGGTGCCTTTAATTATGACAAACAAGCACCTGCCTCAGCTAAGCCAGTACCAGCAGATCGCCTTCTTGTCGGACGGCCAGTATGACCAGCCTTTAGGCTATGGCCTGGCACGTTTCTGGCAAGTGGGGGCCACTTATTTAAGCCTACCTGAGCAAAGTCAAGTCAGCAATCTGCCCCTCCAGGTGCCACTGGCTTATGCCCAGTCAGGCCAGGGCTATGAAGAAGCCGAGCAATTGCTGGCCTTTATCATGGATTATCTGGCCGAGCAGGGGGCTAGCCACGTCCTAATTCTTGCCAATAACAAGGCCCAAGCTCAGACATACTACCGTCTTCTATGGGAAAGTTCCCTGCTGGAAGAGGGCTACCTGATTTATAGTCAGGGACAAAATGGCAGCCTTAAGAAAATTAAGCGCCGCGCCGAAGCCGATGACAAGGCCATTGTCATTGTACCCAGACGTCTCTTCCTAGAGGAGTCCTTCACCTTGTCAGTCAATCAGCTCTTAGTAGTCTTAGACCGTCTGCCATTTGACTCCTTGACCAATGAGCGGACCCTAGGCCAAAGTCAGGTGCTTGGCTTATCAGACAACCAGGCCTTTGATCAACTGACCCTACCGCAAATGATTTTCCGTCTTAAGAAATTGTTGGCTCAAGTCGCTAGCTCTAGTTGCAAGGCGGACTACTATCTTCTAGATGAACGTGTTTGGACTCGTTATTATAGCCCTAAGGTTGAGGAATACTTGGCGCCCGCCATTGACCTGGTTCCCATCTTACCCAGTCACTAA
- the rpsO gene encoding 30S ribosomal protein S15, which produces MALSKERKNEIIKAYATHEGDTGSPEVQVAVLTEDINILTDHIRTHKKDYHSYRGLMKKVGRRRHLLSYLREKDIQRYRELIQRLGLRR; this is translated from the coding sequence ATGGCATTATCAAAAGAGCGTAAAAATGAAATCATTAAAGCTTATGCTACTCACGAAGGGGACACTGGTTCTCCAGAAGTACAAGTTGCGGTTTTAACTGAAGATATCAATATCTTAACTGACCACATCCGTACTCATAAGAAAGACTATCATTCCTACCGCGGTTTGATGAAGAAAGTTGGGCGTCGTCGCCACTTGCTTTCTTACCTGCGTGAGAAAGATATTCAACGTTACCGTGAATTAATCCAACGTTTAGGTTTACGTCGTTAA
- a CDS encoding YtxH domain-containing protein yields the protein MSRKSGFFAGLVWGSLVGAAVALLYAPKAGKELREDLTERAHEYKDLAGERFVEYRDLALERAGEYRDLAVEKGVNFYDAANSKTEEIRVSLAKSAQELKDQLVHATFPSKQEEVAEDAETVITEFKEALEQQANQAEEA from the coding sequence ATGTCAAGAAAATCAGGATTTTTTGCAGGTTTAGTATGGGGGAGCCTTGTAGGGGCTGCCGTAGCCCTCTTGTATGCCCCAAAGGCAGGGAAAGAATTGCGGGAGGACTTGACTGAGCGTGCTCATGAATACAAGGACTTAGCAGGTGAACGTTTTGTTGAATATCGCGACCTCGCCTTAGAACGGGCAGGGGAGTACCGCGATTTAGCAGTCGAAAAAGGGGTTAACTTCTATGATGCGGCTAACAGCAAGACGGAAGAAATCCGGGTGAGCTTAGCTAAATCAGCCCAAGAACTCAAGGACCAATTAGTTCACGCGACCTTCCCTTCAAAACAAGAGGAAGTAGCGGAAGATGCTGAGACGGTTATTACGGAGTTCAAGGAAGCCTTAGAACAACAAGCTAACCAAGCAGAAGAAGCCTAA
- a CDS encoding LysM peptidoglycan-binding domain-containing protein has protein sequence MKLTLKRTLLLTSAAALLALPLTPAQAQESSQWTPRTVSQIKEDISKQADKLSYTVQYGDTLSAIAEALEVDLQVLVSINEIADADLIFPGTVLTATLDSNHKVTSLEIQTPDQNQESPSVRADLTQNTITIDGQTSQVDFNQNQATAPTNPQVQALVEESPVQDQEAASQDLSPVTQVPGQPEAVTPAQPTATSPQTPNNQVKPTNLDKPVTAQTPAKPESPAQPQNQANTDQAPVIGDDVKESGLPTVQEEARAEAPTQANQPEKDATDAAPANPTEVNQSNAPTDGQESPQSPSQQAEANPTAQEQTSQEQASQDQTTQEQPASTDYAARAAANPANQGLQPKVAEYKEEVADKFGVTNFSLYRPGSNDDHGKGLAVDFVVNDNTELGDQIANYATSDMESNDINYVIWKQRFYANYDSYYGPANTWNLMPDRGGDTANHYDHVHVSFNP, from the coding sequence ATGAAATTAACACTTAAAAGAACACTGCTCTTAACGTCAGCAGCGGCTTTACTCGCACTCCCCTTGACTCCAGCTCAAGCCCAAGAATCCTCCCAATGGACGCCTCGGACGGTCAGCCAAATTAAAGAAGATATTTCCAAGCAAGCTGACAAACTCAGCTATACAGTTCAATATGGCGACACCCTCTCAGCCATCGCAGAAGCCCTTGAAGTCGACCTTCAAGTTTTGGTTTCTATTAATGAAATTGCAGACGCTGATTTGATTTTCCCAGGTACTGTTTTAACGGCTACCTTAGATAGTAACCACAAAGTGACTAGTCTGGAAATTCAAACCCCAGACCAAAATCAAGAAAGTCCTAGTGTTCGGGCTGACTTGACTCAAAATACAATCACCATTGATGGCCAAACTAGCCAAGTTGACTTTAATCAAAACCAGGCGACTGCCCCAACTAACCCGCAAGTACAAGCTCTTGTTGAGGAAAGCCCTGTCCAAGATCAGGAAGCTGCCAGCCAAGACTTGTCTCCGGTCACCCAAGTTCCTGGCCAGCCAGAGGCTGTTACGCCAGCTCAACCGACAGCTACTAGCCCTCAAACGCCAAATAACCAAGTCAAGCCAACCAATCTCGACAAACCAGTGACAGCTCAAACACCTGCTAAGCCAGAAAGTCCAGCTCAGCCTCAAAATCAGGCCAATACTGATCAAGCCCCTGTCATCGGCGACGATGTCAAGGAATCAGGCTTACCGACCGTTCAAGAAGAAGCTCGTGCTGAAGCGCCTACTCAGGCTAACCAGCCAGAAAAAGATGCAACTGACGCTGCGCCTGCCAATCCTACAGAAGTAAATCAAAGCAATGCTCCAACAGATGGCCAAGAAAGCCCACAAAGTCCTAGTCAGCAAGCTGAGGCAAACCCAACGGCTCAAGAACAAACTAGTCAGGAGCAAGCATCTCAAGACCAAACGACTCAAGAGCAGCCAGCTTCAACTGACTATGCTGCCCGGGCGGCTGCCAACCCAGCCAACCAAGGCTTGCAGCCAAAAGTAGCTGAATACAAGGAAGAAGTAGCAGACAAGTTTGGCGTCACTAACTTCAGCCTCTACCGTCCAGGCTCTAACGATGACCATGGTAAGGGCTTGGCCGTTGACTTCGTGGTCAACGACAATACCGAGCTGGGCGACCAAATTGCCAACTACGCTACGTCCGACATGGAAAGCAATGACATCAACTATGTTATCTGGAAACAACGTTTCTACGCTAACTACGATAGTTACTATGGGCCAGCGAATACCTGGAACCTGATGCCAGACCGTGGTGGAGACACAGCCAACCACTACGACCACGTCCATGTTTCCTTCAACCCTTAA
- a CDS encoding tetratricopeptide repeat protein yields MSEISRWIEACEECQSLDQVNSVLEGALLEAPDDAQTYQGLLDLSDYFAKRGYREWQVWLLDQLYQLTHKKKVAYYLAKACFQLADYPSAYEWLSRAKTDQAVFLVQWLEAQILFELGQVKACQKVLQDLIQTYPTRFEPYQLLAQVKIEEGDYSKAKDYYQVLLDYFSDKVDRALIRQRLLALALEDEMIQLEWIQSLVSWEDLPLVSAEDYYLLALAYQKAGHLALAYEAAQQALALDSDSVDIHYLAAELALGLGHQASLRENLDWLFQVTLADDGRIADYLALCQAIDYLTPTIKDKLLDAYLLQEDEDLTYAIATYLIAWLGQHEGAQAALEVLDSMAPDFPDPEYLSCLYAPLYAELNQRDQAQAAYQEALDLMAGDQDFWLQARQYFEAWGLDREVATLDRILAEADQESQDIEV; encoded by the coding sequence ATGAGTGAAATTAGCCGTTGGATTGAAGCCTGTGAAGAATGTCAATCCCTGGACCAAGTGAATAGTGTCTTAGAAGGAGCACTCCTAGAGGCACCAGATGATGCCCAAACCTATCAGGGACTGCTAGATTTATCGGATTACTTTGCTAAGCGGGGCTATCGGGAGTGGCAAGTCTGGCTCTTAGACCAGCTCTATCAGCTGACTCATAAGAAAAAGGTTGCTTATTACCTGGCCAAGGCCTGCTTTCAGCTAGCAGACTACCCCAGTGCCTATGAATGGCTCAGCCGGGCCAAGACAGACCAAGCCGTCTTTCTTGTCCAATGGTTAGAGGCTCAGATTCTCTTTGAACTGGGGCAAGTGAAGGCCTGCCAGAAGGTATTACAGGACTTAATTCAAACCTATCCGACTCGATTTGAGCCCTATCAACTGCTAGCTCAAGTCAAGATTGAAGAGGGGGACTATAGCAAGGCCAAGGACTACTATCAAGTCTTGCTAGACTACTTTTCAGATAAGGTGGACCGAGCTTTGATTCGGCAACGGCTTCTGGCTTTAGCTTTAGAAGATGAGATGATTCAACTAGAATGGATTCAATCCCTAGTAAGTTGGGAAGACCTGCCACTGGTTAGTGCTGAAGATTACTACCTCTTGGCCTTGGCCTATCAAAAGGCGGGGCATCTGGCTCTCGCTTATGAGGCTGCTCAACAAGCTCTTGCCCTGGACTCAGATTCTGTGGACATTCATTACTTAGCGGCAGAATTGGCTTTGGGCCTGGGACACCAAGCTAGCTTGAGGGAAAATCTTGACTGGCTCTTTCAAGTGACTCTGGCAGATGATGGACGAATAGCGGATTATCTGGCCTTATGCCAGGCCATTGACTATCTGACACCAACCATTAAGGACAAGTTGCTGGATGCCTATCTGCTCCAAGAAGATGAGGACTTGACCTATGCCATTGCCACTTATCTGATTGCTTGGCTAGGTCAGCACGAGGGCGCCCAGGCAGCCTTAGAGGTCTTAGATAGCATGGCGCCTGACTTCCCAGATCCCGAGTATCTGTCTTGTCTCTATGCACCGCTCTATGCTGAACTAAACCAGCGGGATCAGGCTCAAGCCGCCTATCAAGAGGCCTTGGACCTGATGGCGGGAGACCAGGATTTTTGGTTACAAGCCCGTCAGTATTTTGAGGCTTGGGGCTTAGACCGAGAAGTCGCTACTTTAGACCGGATTTTGGCGGAAGCAGACCAGGAGTCTCAGGATATAGAGGTGTAA
- a CDS encoding CCA tRNA nucleotidyltransferase, with protein sequence MTKTINLNNPLFQTAMPLLEAIESHGYEAYFVGGCVRDALLGKEIHDIDIATSATPDEIQGIFPVTFDVGKKHGTIVVVYKKENYEITTFRTEGTYSDRRRPDQVNFVRNLREDTLRRDFTINALALDRLGRVYDYHGGEQDLQAGIIRAVGTALERFDEDALRMMRALRFASQLGFEIESQTFEAIGQLAPNLSYVSIERIRIELSKLMQGDYLGTSCKPLTESGLCAYLLGMEQVDALAVWRQVYKTLAAQIAAGVARDERLVWWALVKALGLDSAQARVFLRDWKHSNPFIKDVSDLLDLDQAFAAGPLDAWQLYQMPAHVLAIYETYAYHQAWLSQPHQLTQAKAQLPLASRSDLAINGQKVMEALGLSRGNAGLGRLLLELERQVVMGDLANDPAGLLAQAQALGADYLES encoded by the coding sequence ATGACCAAGACTATTAATCTCAATAATCCCTTGTTTCAGACGGCCATGCCCCTCCTAGAAGCCATTGAGTCTCATGGTTATGAGGCTTATTTTGTTGGTGGCTGCGTGCGTGATGCCCTCTTAGGCAAGGAAATTCATGATATTGACATTGCAACCAGTGCGACACCGGATGAAATCCAAGGGATTTTTCCGGTCACTTTTGATGTGGGCAAGAAGCACGGGACCATTGTAGTGGTCTACAAGAAAGAAAACTATGAAATTACCACCTTCCGAACGGAGGGGACCTATAGTGATCGGCGCCGGCCTGACCAGGTGAACTTTGTTCGCAATTTACGCGAGGATACGCTGAGACGGGACTTCACCATTAATGCCTTGGCCTTGGACCGTTTGGGCAGGGTCTATGACTACCATGGTGGGGAGCAGGATCTACAAGCCGGCATTATACGTGCTGTTGGGACTGCCCTGGAACGTTTCGATGAAGATGCTCTGCGTATGATGCGGGCCCTGCGCTTTGCTAGCCAATTAGGCTTTGAGATTGAGTCCCAGACCTTTGAGGCTATTGGACAACTAGCCCCTAACTTATCCTATGTGTCCATTGAACGCATTCGGATTGAGCTCAGTAAGCTCATGCAAGGTGACTATCTAGGGACAAGCTGTAAACCCTTGACTGAATCTGGTCTTTGCGCTTATTTATTGGGCATGGAGCAAGTAGATGCCTTAGCCGTCTGGCGGCAGGTCTATAAGACCCTAGCTGCTCAAATTGCTGCTGGCGTAGCGCGCGATGAACGCTTGGTTTGGTGGGCATTAGTTAAGGCCTTGGGCCTGGACTCTGCTCAGGCGCGAGTCTTTTTACGTGACTGGAAGCACAGCAATCCTTTCATTAAGGACGTCAGCGACTTATTGGACTTAGATCAAGCCTTTGCAGCAGGCCCACTGGATGCCTGGCAACTTTATCAGATGCCAGCCCATGTTTTGGCTATTTATGAGACCTATGCCTATCATCAAGCCTGGTTGAGCCAACCTCATCAACTGACCCAAGCTAAGGCCCAATTGCCGCTTGCCAGTCGGTCGGACTTGGCCATTAATGGGCAAAAGGTCATGGAGGCGCTAGGCTTAAGCCGAGGTAATGCCGGACTTGGTCGCCTACTTTTGGAGCTGGAGCGCCAGGTCGTCATGGGGGATTTGGCTAATGACCCAGCCGGCCTCTTGGCCCAAGCTCAAGCGTTAGGAGCTGATTATCTTGAAAGCTAA
- a CDS encoding MIP/aquaporin family protein yields MSLGVRLFAEFLATAMLIVLGNGAVANVDLKGTKAGSGEGAHGWNLIAIGYGFAVMMPAMIFGHVSGNHINPAFTLGLAINGNFPWAEVVPYIVAQFLGAMFGQLLVVAMYKPYYDQTTNQAHILGTFSTANAANSHLNGFVGEFIGSFILFFAAVGITKGQMFANNPGLAHLALGFLVWALVIAVGGPTGPALNPARDLGPRLVHQFLPLKNKGDSNWSYAWVPVLAPICAAILAVFVFNTFFLVK; encoded by the coding sequence ATGTCATTAGGCGTACGTTTATTTGCAGAATTTTTAGCCACTGCCATGTTAATCGTCTTAGGTAACGGGGCTGTTGCCAACGTTGACTTAAAAGGCACCAAAGCGGGTAGCGGTGAAGGGGCTCACGGTTGGAACCTGATTGCGATCGGTTATGGTTTTGCGGTTATGATGCCAGCTATGATCTTCGGTCACGTCAGCGGTAACCACATCAACCCAGCTTTCACCCTCGGTTTGGCTATCAATGGTAACTTCCCATGGGCAGAAGTTGTGCCTTACATTGTGGCTCAATTCTTAGGGGCAATGTTCGGTCAACTCTTAGTAGTGGCAATGTACAAGCCTTACTATGATCAAACAACCAACCAAGCTCACATCTTGGGGACTTTCTCAACGGCTAACGCTGCTAACAGCCATTTGAACGGTTTTGTGGGCGAATTTATTGGTTCTTTCATCCTCTTCTTCGCAGCAGTAGGGATTACCAAAGGGCAAATGTTCGCTAACAACCCAGGTTTGGCTCACTTAGCGCTTGGTTTCTTGGTATGGGCTTTGGTTATCGCAGTCGGTGGGCCAACCGGTCCAGCCCTCAACCCAGCGCGTGACTTAGGTCCACGTTTGGTTCACCAATTCTTACCACTTAAGAACAAAGGGGACTCTAACTGGTCTTACGCTTGGGTACCAGTACTTGCGCCAATCTGTGCTGCCATTTTAGCAGTCTTTGTATTCAACACTTTCTTCTTAGTAAAATAA
- the asnS gene encoding asparagine--tRNA ligase yields the protein MQTITMRQAADYIDQTVIIKAWVTNKRSSGKIAFLQLRDGSAYFQAIVVKADVSEETFALAKGLNQETSVKVVGKIQADTRSALGYELLVQDIEVVGESHDYPITPKEHGTDFLMDHRHLWLRSSKQHAIMQIRNEIIRATYEFMNQEGLIKVDPPILTGSAPEGTTELFHTKYFDEDAFLSQSGQLYLEAAAMAFGKVFSFGPTFRAEKSKTRRHLIEFWMMEVELAFVEHEENLQFQERYVAHLVRNVIDHCGLALKTLNRDVAVLEQYTKLPYPRISYTDAIKLLNDNGFDDIQWGDDFGSPHETFIASQYDRPIFIVNYPKAIKPFYMRLNEEDPRTVLCADMIAPEGYGEIIGGSERIVDFETLDENIKAYNLDPSAYAWYLDLRKYGAVPHSGFGLGLERAVAWLSGIEHIRETSPFPRLLNRIYP from the coding sequence ATGCAGACAATTACCATGCGTCAAGCAGCAGATTATATCGATCAAACGGTCATCATTAAGGCATGGGTGACCAACAAACGGAGCAGTGGGAAGATTGCCTTCTTACAATTGCGTGATGGCTCCGCTTATTTCCAAGCGATTGTGGTCAAGGCCGATGTCAGTGAAGAAACCTTCGCTTTGGCTAAGGGGCTTAACCAAGAAACCAGTGTGAAGGTAGTCGGTAAGATTCAAGCAGACACTCGTTCAGCTTTAGGTTATGAGCTTTTGGTTCAAGACATTGAAGTGGTTGGTGAAAGTCATGACTACCCAATCACACCAAAAGAACACGGGACTGACTTCTTGATGGACCACCGCCACCTCTGGCTTCGTTCATCTAAGCAACATGCCATTATGCAAATCCGTAACGAAATTATCCGGGCAACCTACGAGTTCATGAACCAAGAAGGCTTGATTAAGGTAGACCCACCAATTTTGACGGGTTCTGCGCCAGAAGGGACCACTGAGCTCTTCCATACCAAGTACTTTGACGAAGATGCCTTCCTTTCCCAGTCTGGTCAGCTCTATCTAGAAGCAGCGGCTATGGCTTTCGGTAAGGTCTTCTCCTTCGGGCCAACCTTCCGGGCTGAAAAATCTAAGACCCGTCGTCACTTGATTGAATTCTGGATGATGGAAGTTGAATTAGCCTTCGTTGAACACGAGGAAAACTTACAATTCCAAGAACGTTATGTGGCTCACCTGGTTCGCAATGTGATTGACCACTGTGGTCTGGCACTTAAGACCTTGAACCGTGATGTGGCAGTCTTGGAACAATACACCAAGTTGCCTTATCCACGTATTAGCTATACGGATGCCATCAAGCTCTTGAATGACAATGGCTTTGATGATATCCAATGGGGCGATGACTTTGGTTCACCACATGAAACCTTCATTGCTAGCCAATATGACCGTCCAATCTTCATCGTCAACTATCCTAAGGCCATTAAGCCATTCTACATGCGCCTTAATGAAGAAGACCCACGCACTGTTCTATGTGCGGATATGATTGCACCAGAAGGTTATGGTGAAATCATTGGGGGTTCTGAACGGATTGTGGACTTTGAGACCTTAGATGAAAATATTAAAGCTTACAACTTAGATCCATCTGCTTATGCTTGGTACCTTGACCTCCGTAAGTATGGCGCTGTGCCACACTCTGGTTTTGGTCTTGGCTTGGAGCGGGCAGTGGCTTGGTTATCAGGGATTGAACATATCCGTGAAACCTCACCATTCCCACGCTTACTCAACCGTATTTACCCATAA
- a CDS encoding PepSY domain-containing protein produces MLNRKVVSGLTLFFLIIFLIFAWVFYSSQAKSHQAQQEAVRLIETDYTVKDVKKFYWTTISEAYFALDFVDDSGQERYAIVKREGGTVNYYTPNQIISEEDAKAIALADNENYKIMQARLGMIKDTPVWEITIKNDNNTLTYYYLNAQDGSWLQKIENI; encoded by the coding sequence ATGTTAAACCGTAAAGTGGTCTCAGGACTGACGCTCTTTTTCCTCATCATCTTTCTCATCTTTGCTTGGGTCTTCTATTCAAGCCAAGCCAAATCGCACCAAGCTCAACAGGAAGCTGTGCGATTGATTGAGACGGACTACACTGTCAAAGACGTCAAAAAATTCTACTGGACGACCATTTCTGAGGCTTACTTTGCCTTGGATTTTGTGGATGACAGTGGCCAAGAACGTTATGCGATTGTGAAACGTGAGGGTGGGACCGTTAATTACTACACGCCAAATCAGATTATCTCAGAAGAGGATGCCAAGGCTATTGCCTTAGCAGACAATGAGAATTATAAGATTATGCAGGCGCGTTTGGGCATGATCAAAGACACGCCCGTCTGGGAAATCACCATCAAGAATGATAATAATACCTTGACCTATTATTACCTCAATGCGCAGGATGGGTCCTGGTTACAAAAAATCGAAAATATTTAA